The genomic stretch GTTTCGGCCAGACCGGGCCGCGCGCCGCAGAACCGGGTTACGACTTCATCATTCAGGGTATGGGTGGAATGATGAGCATCACCGGCGAGCGCGACGATCTGCCCGGTGGCGGCCCGCAAAAGGTAGGCGTTGCCTTCGCGGACCTGATGACCGGCCTGTACTCGACGGTGGCTATCCAAGCTGCGCTGCTCAGCCGAGAAAAGACCGGGCTTGGTCAACATATCGATATGGCGTTGCTGGATGTTCAGGTCGCCACACTGTGCAACCAGAGCCAGAACTATCTGGCTTCCGGCAAGCCGCCCGGGCGTTATGGCAACGCCCACGCCAACATTGTGCCGTACCAGGTGTTTCGCGCCAGTGATCGCGACTTCATCATTGCCTGCGGCAACGACTCACAGTTCGTCGCACTGTGCGACGCCATCGGCCTGCCAGAGCTGCCGAAAGATCCGCGTTTCGCGCGCAACGCCGACCGAGTCAGCAACCGCGAGGAGATCGTTGCCATCCTGTCGCGTCACTTTCTCGGAGGGCTCGCCGATGAGTGGGTAGGGCGCATTCACCCGCAGGGCGTACCGGTAGGGGCCATCAACAGCATTGCCCAGGCGCTGGACGAACCACAGATACTGGCGCGCAACATGCTGGTCAACATTCCCCATCCCTTGAAAGCCGACTTCGTCACGGTCGGCAGTCCGATCAAGTTGTCTCGCACACCGGTCGAGTACCTGCGCCCCGCGCCGATGCTGGGTGAGCATACCGATGAGGTGCTCAAGCGCCAGTTGGGTCTCGATGATGAGCGCCTGGCCGAGTTGAAGGCACAAGGCATCATCGAACAGCTTGGTGAACGCTGAACCTGCCATGCCCCGGCCAGCCAGCTTGCCGGGGCAATTTTTCCCATGGAGCCTTTATGAAAGTCCTCGTAGCGATCAAGCGTGTGGTCGATTACAACGTCAAGGTTCGCGTCAAGGCGGACAACAGCGGCGTCGATCTCGCCAACGTTAAGATGTCGATGAACCCCTTCTGCGAAATCGCCGTGGAAGAAGCCGTACGCCTGAAAGAGAAGGGCGTTGCCAGTGAAATCGTCGTGGTGTCGATCGGCCCGACGGCGGCGCAAGAGCAGCTGCGTACTGCTTTGGCCCTCGGTGCCGACCGCGCCATCCTGGTCGAGGCTGTCAAGGAAGAGGGTGCTGACGAGCTGAACTCCCTGGCCGTGGCCAAGCTGCTCAAGGCCGTGGTCGACAAGGAGCAGCCGCAGCTGGTGATCCTCGGCAAGCAGGCCATCGACAGCGACAACAACCAGACCGGCCAGATGCTCGGCGCGCTGACCGGCTTCGGCCAAGGCACCTTCGCCTCCAAGGTCGAAGTGGCGGGCGACAAGGTCAACGTGACCCGCGAGATCGACGGCGGCCTGCAGACCGTGGCGTTGAACCTGCCGGCGATCGTCACCACCGACCTGCGTCTGAACGAGCCGCGCTACGCCTCCTTGCCGAACATCATGAAGGCCAAGAAGAAGCCGCTGGAGGTGCTCACCCCGGACGCCCTGGGCGTTGCCACCGCGTCCACCGTGAAGACCCTGAAAGTCGAAGCGCCGGCTGCCCGCCAGGCCGGCATCAAGGTCAAGTCGGTGGCGGAACTGGTCGAGAAACTGAAGAACGAGGCGAAGGTAATCTAAATGACTATCCTGGTTATCGCTGAACACACCAATGCCGCCCTGGCGCCGGCCACTCTCAACACCGTGGCCGCTGCGCAGAAGATCGGTGGCGACATCCACCTCCTGGTTGCCGGTGCCGCCTGTGGCGCCGCCGCCGAAGCGGCTGCCAAGCTCGCCGGCGTGGCCAAGGTGCTGGTGGCCGACAACGCCGCCTTCGCCCATCAGCTGCCGGAAAACGTTGCGCCGCTGGTAGCTGCTCTTGTTCAAGAAGCAGGGGGCAAGGGTTACAGCCACATCCTCGCCGCCGCCACCAGCAACGGCAAGAACATCCTGCCGCGCGTCGCCGCCCAGCTGGACGTCGACCAGATCTCCGAAATCATCGCCGTGGAAAGCGCCGACACTTTCAAGCGGCCGATCTACGCCGGTAACGCCATCGCCACCGTGCAGTCTTCGGCGGCGGTGAAGGTGATCACCGTGCGTGCCACCGGTTTCGATCCGGTGGCCGGCGAAGGCGGCAGTGCTGTCGTGGAAGCCGTGGCCGTTGGCGGCGACGCCGGCATCTCGGCCTTCGTCTTTGAGGCGCTGGCCAAGTCCGATCGTCCGGAACTGACCGCGGCCAAGATCGTCGTCTCCGGCGGTCGCGGCATGCAGAACGGCGACAACTTCAAGCACCTGTATGCCCTGGCCGACAAGCTCGGCGCCGCCGTCGGTGCTTCGCGCGCTGCGGTCGACGCCGGTTTCGTGCCCAACGACATGCAGGTTGGCCAGACCGGCAAGATCGTCGCGCCGCAGCTGTACATCGCCGTCGGCATCAGCGGTGCCATCCAGCACCTGGCCGGGATGAAAGACTCCAAGGTCATCGTGGCAATCAACAAGGACGAAGAGGCGCCGATTTTTCAGGTGGCGGATTACGGTCTAGTGGGTGACTTGTTCGAGGTCGTGCCGCAGTTGCAGCAAGTGATCTGAAGCCCTAAAGGAATGTGTTGCAATACCTATAGAATTGTGCTATGCGTGCATACTCAAGTGGCGTGCGGGTTTCAGGGCTAATGCATTTGAAACATAGAGTTGACGTGCGGGAAAGACAATTTTTTGACTTACACGTTATGCGGTAAGTCTGATGCTTGAGCGTTTGAGCTTAGGCATTCTGGTTGTTTTCGTTATTCTTTGTACCCGGTTTTGTACCCGGTTTTGACTTCTTGTAGCATGTAGTGCTGGTTGCTGGCTTAGGGTGGTTGTGCCGAGATTGAATCGGCCTCGAGCCCGTCATTGAGTGCTTTGCTTGTAGTCCTACTGGCTTGAAACGTTTAAGCGCTATGTTGTCTGTCTGGCTATCACGCTGAGTGTAGGTGTTGTTAGGTGACTCGCTCGCTAATAACGCTCTCTCGGAAAGAGATGTAAGCCATAGCGTCATTGAGGTCTTTTATTCTGACTTGGACAGCCTGAGAGATTTTCTCATCGCTTTCCGCTGGAGGAGTTTCGTCTGGGTGGGCCATCTTCCAGAGAGCAAGAAGCTTCAGGTATGACAAAAGAGAGTGCGCTCAGCAGCAAGTGGTCGCCCGCCTGAAGTACTTATGATCATGACTCCACTCATTACAAAAACAAGAGAAGAGCCATGGCCGGAAACATCAAAAAACAGGTCGATAGTATCGACTACAGCACCGTCGCGGTTCCGGAAGAACACCGCATGAGCAAAGGCTCACTGACGATGGCTTGGTGGGCCATCTGCAGTGCTATGTTTTGGCTGGTGGTGTCCGCCACCCTGGCAATGAGCTTTGGTACGATGAATGCCATAATCGGCTTACTCTTGTCGGTCGTAACTTATGCGGCCATCAACGGGGTCATTGCCCGCTACGCCATTAAGACCGGATTATCGGTCGCACTCTTCTCCCGGGTGCTATTCGGACGCGCCGGCGCAGCACTGGCCACCCTGATTTTCTTCGCCACGGCGATCTACTACAGCGTGTTTGAAGGCTCGGTGATCGCCATTGCTATCCAACACTACGTGTCCGACATCACGCTCAATCAAGCCTACCTAATAGTGGTGCTATACAGCGTGCCACTGGTGTTCGGTAGCGTGCAGACCTGGCTGGATAAGTTCAATGGCGTGCTGCTGCCGCTCTACCTGATTGGTCTGATTGCCGTAGTAGCGATGGCCGTCGGTGAATACGGCTACAGTTCTGCCTGGTTGGAAATGGGGCCTGAGAGCGGGCCAGTAAGTAATGGCTGGTGGGACTGTTTCACCTATTTCATGGGAGTGTGGATTCTCATGATGTACACCTGGGACTACGCACGCTTCGGTCGTAAGCAGGACGCCAGCTACCACGCTAAATTTAACTTCGGCCTACCATTCTATATCTTCACCTTTCTTATTAACGGTCTGGTCGGCATCTTTCTCGCCGCCACCATTCCCGCAGAGGGCGGCCTGTCTGAGGTCTCGGTGGTGCTGGCCATTGTCGAGCTGATGGGTATCTGGGGGTTGTTGTTCGTTTGGGTCAGCCAGACCCGTATCAATACCGCAAATTTCTTCATGGCCGCTAGCAACATGCATGCGTTCTTCGGCCGTTTTGGCTTGGCGGCTGTGCCTTATATGGCATGGGCCGTAGTAGTTGGCATCGTGGTCTACACAATGATGTTGCTCAATGTGTTCAGCTACATTCTGCAAGCCCTGGCATACCAGAGCATCTTTGTAGTGGCTTGGGTAGCGATCGCTTTGGCGCATATTTTCTCGCCGAAATATACCCAGCTGTTCGAGGGCAATATTGAATTCGCTCTCGAACGAGTCAACGCCTTCAACCCGTGCGGCTTGATCGCCTGGTTCTTTGCCGCTGGCCTGGGGATAGTGCTGCTGAATTTCGGCGGAGCAACGCTGGCGACCTTCTCAGCGCCGGTGACCTTTGTCTGCGCGTTCGCCAGCTACTGGCTGCTACTCAACAGCGCCAAACGCAGCTGGTTTGTCCGCACCAGCTGCAGCTGAAACCAATATCGGCGCCCACCGGGCCGATGTATTCGGCTCCGGCAACTTGCTGCAGCTACCAAACCCGATCCAAAACTAAGCCGCAACACCGCAGCGGCTTAGTGCTGCGTAGCTGAAAAAAAGACTAACAATGCTAAGAGCCAATTCATGAAAATGATCAACCTGCACCCACAAGCAACTCTCATATTACTTCCATTGTTGGCATCGCTCGCGCTACCCGCAGGTGCGGTGGCTATCAATGACAACTTGGACATTGGCGGCGCCGTGCGTGCGCGTATCGACTACGACCCCGACCGGGATATCGAGAAGCTGAGTTTCGATACTGCCTTTCTCACCGCTACCTACAACTCCGATAGTTGGATCGGCGCGGCTAAATACCGTTTCTATGGCGACGCTTACCCTTTCGACTATACCGACAAGATCGGTGACATCGCCTTCGCCGAATATGCATGGATCGGCTACAAGTTCGATGAGTCGCGTCAGATTCAGGTGGGACTAAACAAGATTCCGTTCGGCCTGCTGCCCTATGCCGGCAGCACTTTCTTCTTGACCTTGGGCAGCGTGATCGGCCTGGAAGACATTGCGAACCTTGGTGTTAAATACATCCAGCAGCAGGATGACTGGAACTTCCAACTCGCTTACTACCTAAGCCCGGCTGATCAGGGTCAAGGTACAAGCCGCGGCGGGCGGACCTATGCAACCAGTGTTGCTACGGCAGATGACTACGTCGTCGACGGCAGCGATAACCACGAGCGCGACATCTTAGTCGGGCGTCTGGCCCGCAACCTAAAGCTTGGGAGCTGGCAGTCGGAGATCGGCGCCTCGGCATTGACCTCGACGCTGCAGAACCAGGACAGTCGTGATAGCGGCCGCCGAAATGCCCTAGCAGTCCACTACTCGGGCAAGAATGGCCCCTGGGGCGTGCAACTGCAAGCCACTCGCCAGGACATGAGCCCGGAGAATCCCGGCAGAGACAAGCTGGTTAGCTTCGGCAGCTTCGACGGCACCTTTAACGTTGCCGCCAAGGGTAACCTCTATGTAGCCGACCTCAGCTATGACATTCCTGGCTCACTCGGGTGGCTCTCTGGTGTCAAGGTTTACGGTAACTACAGCCTGTTCGACAAGGATGAGTCCAGCTTCGAGGATTCCCAGCGCTTCATCCTTGGCACATCTTTCTCGCTGAAAGACCTATGGATCGCCGTCGAGTGGTTGCACGGCAAGCACGATCCCTACATCGGTGGCGGTAGCTACACCCAGAGCCTGGGCGCCGGCGGTAGCGAACGCTGGGAAAACCAGTTGTATACCAATATCGGTTACTACTTCTGAGGCAATAAGCGCCCCTAGCAACCACTCACGCTCCTATTTTCGCCAGCCATGTGCTGGCGTTTTTTTATGGTGCGCCAGGCATGGCGCGTAGCGCCGTGACTGGCGCTGTCGGGTTCACTGTGGTGGTGAGCCTGGCGACTTGGAGGTGAAAGTCCTCTACACACCCGGCAAGGGGAAGTGTTAGCTGAAGGCAAGGGTGTCGCGGGCGACTGCGAATCTGAAGGAAGCCCGAGACAAAATGCTGGCCTGACGAACAGGAAGCGGATGAGGCGGCGCAGCGGGGTGAGGTGGCCATAATCGCCAAAGCCCGATACTTGCACGGAACGCTGCGACGTAGATCCGACAGGCATAAGCAGGAAGGTCGCGCGAATTACCCTGGGAGATCTGTACGCTTGCCATTGTGCTACCGATTGTCGAGAGGCGACGGGATGGGCGTGCAGAAGTCAGCCGAGGCCGTAGTAAGTGGCGGTCAACCACGCCATCAAGGGCCGAACAGGTCATGCCGCCAGTAGGCGTCAGCGTCTCGTCGATAACCGAAATGCAGAAATTTCTCCAAGAGAAGACTGTCACCCCGAGTCCCGGCCAGAGGCCGAGGATGACGCCTGACAGCGCAGAGGTATCGGCGGCGTCGGTGACGTGGATGAACGCGGAGCCGGACACGCTGATGGAGCGGGTGCTTGCGCCGCTCAATCTCAAGCGTGCGTATCAGCGCGTGGTCAGCAACAAGGGGGCGCCGGGTGCCGATGGCATGACGGTCGCCGACTTGGCAGGCTACGTGAAACAGTATTGGCCCATCCTGAAGGTCAGGCTGCTGGCAGGTGAATACCATCCCCAGGCAGTGCGGGCGGTCGAAATTCCCAAACCGCAGGGCGGTATGCGGCAACTGGGCATTCCCAGTGTCGTGGATCGCCTGATCCAGCAAGCCCTGCTGCAACAGCTCACGCCGATCTTCGATCCGCTGTTCTCGGACTATAGCTACGGCTTCCGTCCGGGCAGAAGCGCTCACCAGGCTGTCGAGATGGCCCGCACCCATGTGGCGGCGGGTCATAGGTGTTGCGTGGAACTCGATCTGGAGAAGTTCTTTGATCGGGTCAACCACGACATCCTGATGTTCTGTGTTGAGCGCCATGTCGAAGACAAACAGGTGCTCAGACTCATCCGCCGTTACCTCGAAGCGGGCGTCATGTCGGGCGGGGTTGTCAGCCATCGGCAGGAGGGGGCGCCGCAAGGCGGCCCGCTTTCGCCGCTGCTGTCGAACATCCTGCTCGATGAACTCGACCGTGAGTTGGAGCGGCGAGGCCATCGCTTCGTGCGCTATGCCGATGACGCGAACATTTATGTCCGTAGTCCGCGTGCTGGCGAACGAGTGCTGGCCAGTGTCGAGCGGTTCCTGAATCACCGTCTGAAACTGAGACTGAATCGGGACAAGAGTCGCGTGGCTGGGTCGTGGAAATGCGACTACCTGGGGTATGGGATGAGTTGGCACTCGCAGCCTAGACTGCGAGTGGCAACCATGAGCCTGCGCCGTGTGCGCGACCGTCTCAGGGAACTGCTGCGAGGGGTGCGGGGCCACAAGATGGCGAATGTCATCGAGCGGGTAAACCCGGTGCTGCGAGGCTGGGCAGGCTACTTCAAGCTCAGCCAGAGCAAGCGTCCACTGGAAGAGCTGGATGGCTGGGTCAGGCACAAACTTCGCTGTGTCATCTGGCGGCAATGGAAGCAGCCCTCTACGAGGGCGCGCAACCTGATGCGCCTGGGATTGAGCGAGGAGCGTGCCTGCAAGTCGGCCTTCAATGGCCGAGGCCCGTGGTGGAACTCAGGAGCGCCGCATATGAATCAGGCGCTGCCGAAGAAGCTATGGGACAGACTTTGACTGGTCTCGATACTGGATACGATCAATCGGCTTAACCGCATGGCCTGAACCGCCGTGTACGGAACCGTACGCACGGTGGTGTGGGAGGACGGCGGCCGTGAGGCCGCCTCCTACCCGATCGCAGCGTTCCGGCCTCCCGGCATTAGATCTTGAGTAGATGCACCAGTAGAAACAGTTCACTTCAGGCCAAAAAACGGTGCGCTTGAAGACAAGCCAGCCGCTAGGCCCGCGCGTAGCTTAGCGATGTGGGCAAGACATCCGTCACGCCTCCCCAGACAAAAACAAGATTTGTGGTGACCCATGAACATAGTAGACCCGATCACCCTGGCAGTCGTGCGCGGTGCGCTCGAAACAGCCCAGCGAGAAATGACCCTGACGCTGGAAAAGACCAGTCGCTCGAGCGTGTTCAACCTCGCCCACGACTATTCCAACGCACTCTTCGATCACCTCCCGGAAATGATCCTGCAAGGCCAGGACCTTCCTATTCATCTCGGTTCGCTTATCCCAGCGATGAAATGCGTTGCTGGCTTCTTCGGTGATGAGATTGCCGAGGGCGATGTTATTTATCATAACGATCCAGCCTACATGGGCAGTCATATCCTCGACTGCTGCATGTACAAACCGGTGTTCTATAAGGGCGAGCTGGTGTTCTGGACGGTCTGCAAGGGCCACCTGACCGATATTGGCGGCCCGGTACCGGCCGGCTACAACCCGGACGCAAAAGAAATCTACGCAGAGGGCCTGCGCATCCCGCCTGTCAAGTTGTGGGCCCAGGGCCAGCGCCGGGAAGACGTAATCAACCTGCTGCTGACCAACATGCGCGCCCGCGCCTATCAAGAAGGCGATCTGAATGCCCAGTACGGTGCTTGCAGCGTGGGCGAGCGTCACCTGATCGAGTTGCTCGATCGCTATGGCGTCGACCAGGTCCGAGCGTGCATTACCGAGCTGAAAGATATGGCAGACCGTCATATGCGCGCATTGTTGCGTGATGTGCCAGACGGTTTCTACAGCGGCACTGCCATTCTCGAAGACTCCGGTCATGGTCTGGGAGAATTGTCGATCACTGCCCAGGTGGAAATTCGCGGCGACGAGGCGCACGTTCTGATAGAGAGCCCGCCGCAGGTGCCTTACTTCATCAACTCCTACGCGGGCAATTCGATCTCCGGGGTTTACCTCGGACTGATGATGTTCGCCCAGGTGCCACCGCCCTACAATGAAGGCCTCTATCGCTGCGTGAGTGTAGACCTTGGCCCGTCCGGTACTCTGTGCAACGCCCAGGAGCCGGCACCGCACGTCAACTGCACCACTACTCCGATGGAAACCCTCGCCGATGCCGTGCGTCTGGCCCTTGAACAGGCGGCTCCGGAGCGTGTGACCGCCTCCTGGGGGCATGCCAGCGGGATCAATATCGCTGGGCACGACCCACGCAACAACAACGATGAATATGTGACCATGGTGCTGGCCTCGGTCATCTCCGGCGCTGGCGCTAACAAGGCTATGGATGGTTGGCCTGCTTGCGGCCCGCTGTGCTGCTTCGGCGCGCTGACGTCCGGCGATATCGAACTGCTTGAGTACTCCTATCCGGTACTGATACACCGCTACAGCCTGATGACCGACAGTGGTGGCGCCGGTGAATTCCGCGGTGGCTCTGGTACTCGCCTGGAGCTCGAGCCGCTGAAGCACGCCATGACCGTGGTCGGTTTCGGTGAGGGCCGGCAGCTGCCTACCGCCGGTGCGGCAGGGGCGAAGAATGTTCTGCTCGAGCCCAAGCTCGGCCGCTTGATCCATAGACATGTCGACGGTGAGGAAGACCATTACATCCAGAACACTCTGCTGACCGCACAACCAGGTGAGCGCGTAATCAACGTCAACCCGGGCGGTGGTGGCTATGGCGACCCACTACGTCGTCCGCTGGCCACGGTTCTAGCCGATGTGCGCAACGGCTTGGTCTCGATTGACGGCGCGCGCCTTGAATACGGCGTAGTGATTGACGGCAACGGCCAACTCGATGAAGCCGCAACCCACGCACACCGAGCCGCGCACTGAGCACAGCCCCTTTGAGCAATGCAGAGAATTCGAAAATGAGCAAACAACAATATCGCCTGGGCATCGATGCCGGCGGCACCTTCACTGATTTCATCCTCGCCGACCATCAGGGCAACGTGCAGTTGTTCAAGGCGCCGTCCACCCCACATGACGGCACCCTGGCCATACGCAACGGTCTGGCGCAAATCGCCGATGCCCTCGGCCGTACACCAGCCGAGATCATTGCCGACTGCGATCTGTGCATCAACGGGACGACTGTGGCGCTCAACGCACTGATCGAAAAGACCGGGGTCAAGGTGGGCCTGCTGTGTACCGATGGCCATGAAGACAGCCTGGAAATTCGCCTTGGCCACAAAGAAGATGGCCATCGCTATGACGCCACTTATCCACCGGCGCATATGTTAGTGCCGCGCCACCTGCGCCGTCCAATCGGCGGGCGTATTATCAGTGACGGCAGCGAGTTCAGCCCGCTAGACGAGGCGGCGATTCATGCCGCCATCGACTACTTCCGCGAACAACAGGTGCAGGCGGTGGCGATCTCCTTCGTCTGGTCGGTGCGCAACCCTAGTCACGAGCAGCGCGCTATGGCTATGGTGCGTGCGGCTTTACCTGACGTATTTGTCTGCAGCGGCCACGAGGTGTTCCCGCAGATTCGCGAATACACACGCACCTCGACAACCGTGGTCAACGCCTACCTTAGCCCAGTGATGGGTCGTTATATCGAACGCATCGACGCGCTGTTCGAGGAGCTGGGCGCGCAGCAGCCTACCCGCTATTTCCAGTCCAACGGAGGTCTGGCTCCTGGCGTGGTAATGCGTGAGCGGGCGGTCAACGCGATCAACTCCGGTCCGGCATCTGCCCCGCAAGCCGGCTTGTGCGTGGCCCAGCCATTCGGTATCGACAACGTAATCACCGTCGATATGGGTGGTACCTCGTTCGACATCACTCTTAGCAAAGGCGGTCGCACCAACTTCAGCAAAGACAGCGACTTCCTCCGTTACCGTATCGGCGTGCCAATGATTCAGGTGGAATCCCTTGGCGCCGGCGGTGGCTCGATCGCCCACCTTGACGACTTCGGCATGCTCCAGGTCGGTCCACGCAGTGCCGGGGCTAACCCCGGGCCTGTGTGTTATGGAAAGGGTGGGGTCGAGCCGACTGTAACCGATGCTAACCTGGCGCTCGGTTATCTGGCTGATGGTGCACTGCTCGGTGGCAGCATCCGTCTAAATCGACAAGCCGCGATCGATGCGATCCGCAGTAAAATTGCCGAACCGCTGGGTATCAGTGTCGAGCGCGCGGCCGTCGGTATCATTACCCTGGTTAACCTGAGCATGGTTAGTGGTATCCGCCGCGTGTCCATTGAGCGTGGTTATGATCCCCGTGACTTCGCCCTGATCGGTGCCGGTGGTGCAGCGGGCATGCACGTGATGCGACTAGCTGAGGAAATCGGCAGCAAGGTTGTGCTGATTCCCAAGGTGGCTTCGGGGCTGTGCGCCTTCGGCCAGATTCTCTCTGACATCCGCTATGATCAGCTGACTACTTTGCCGATGCGTTTGGATGACGAGTTCGTCGATTTGGAGCAACTAAACCAGGCCCTGCAGCAGTTACGCGAGCGTGGTATGACGAACCTGCGAGACGATGGTTTCGGTGGTGACAATCGTATTGAATGCCAGTACAGCCTGGAGATTCGTTACCTCGGACAGATCCACGAGTGCAGCGTCGAACTGAGCTGCGACCGGCTCGACCGTAGCAGCCTGGCGGCCCTGCGCGAATCCTTCCACCAGCGGCACAAGGCGCTGTTTTCCTTCAGTGAGCCTAACAGCCCGGTCGAACTAGTTAATCTAGAGTGCTCGGTGATCGCGCGGTTACAGCGTCCACCAATGCCTGAACTTGCAACCCCGCTCAAGGCAACGGCCGCGATTCCGGCTGGTCATCGTCCGATGCTGTTCAATGCGCAAGACGATTGGCAGGACACGCCTGTGTACAACGGCGACCGCATAGAAGTAGGGCAGATTATTCAAGGTCCCTGTGTGATTGAGGAAGCGACCACAAACATCGTTGTTCCACCGGGCTGGCGGGTCAGTCTGGATCCCTCGGCCACATATGAACTGACTCCCGGTCATTGACCGTCAGGGATTTTTAACAAAGGATTGTGTAACAACGGCACCGACGGCATTCACCGTTGGTGCCGCCCTCATAATAACTACAAATTGAGGACCTTTCATGACAGATCAATTGTCTACGCGGTATTGGCCTGAGGGAGAAAGGCAATCGCGTTGGGCCGAAGCCATCGGCAATACATATTTTCCATTGTCGTTGGAGTTCAATTCCAGCGCCATTTTCCAAGGCAGCCTGAAAATTTGGAAAACGGGCAGTACGCCGTTGGCGTTATCGCGCCTGCGCTCCAGTCAGCTAGGCTATTCGCGCAGCGAGAGCCAGGTTAGCGAAGATACTGAACCCTGTTACCTTGTAACAGTGCCGCGCCTTACCGAAGTACACTTCGAGCAAGACGGTCGTGAGCTCCATTGTAAGCCAGGTGGGTTCATCTTCGAGCGAGGCGATGCGCCTTATCGTTTTCACTACTCCTGCGACAACGACCTTTGGGTATTCAAGCTGCCTGAGCGCGCGCTACATGGACAGATACGTGGAGCCGAGCGCTACACCCGTTTCTGTTTCGAGGCTCGGCGTGGATTGGGACGAATTTTTGTTGATCAACTGGCGATGTGTGCCGCGCGCTTCGACGAATGCGATGCGGATGCCCGTCATATGCTGCTGGAACAGGTGCTTTCGACGTTGTTAATGGCTCTGCGCCAAGATGAGCGCGTCCTTAATAGTGAGAGTTCGAGTCTAGCTGCCCTGCATTTGCAGCGTATCGAGCACTACATCGACCGAAACTTGTGTTCAGCTGAACTAAACCCGCAGCATATTGCTCAGGCCTGCGGCTTATCGGTTCGCTATTTGCATAAATTATTTTTCAGTACGCCCTACAGTCTCGGTGAATGGATTCGCCTGAAACGATTGGAGGCTGTATATCAACGCCTACGTGATCCCCACTGCCACCTATCAATCGGTGAGCTGGCATATCGTTGGGGGTTCAGTGATCAGGCACAATTTTCCCGGCATTTTCGCCAGCACTTTAGTTGTACTGCCAGTGAAGCCCGAGCCGTTTCGTTAAAGCCGTAGCCGGTTACTTTATTGTCAATGTGCTCTGGGGGATTAGAAGTCACTCGGCGTAGCTCCCCATAAAGGCTCCACGCCTTTTCACCGTTGCGGGAGTACCAGTTATATATCGGCGTCTGATATTCCATACGGGCGCTAACTTGGGTAAGCCTTTGTCGTCTGCATTGGCAAACTCATGCGTAGCTGGTGTTGCTGATCAAGCCAAGCTTATTGTTTTAGGTTCACGCGAGCGGGCTGAGAGCGGCGCAGGCTTCACAAGCGTAAGACGGAACCATGCTAGGTGCAAAGCTATGGTGTTGGGTAGTAATTGCTTCAGGTCTGTCCTGCAAAAAACATGCTGAAATTCCGCAGGCACCCCCTCTAAGGGCGAGACACGGTAACTATCCCATGATTTCAGGGGCGGACTGGGATGCTCTCAGGTTGCTGTTGCGCATGATCCCTTCGATGATCGGTACTGGTGTCATCAGATGAGCCTGCATCATGGCGCTTGCTCGCGTTGCGTCACGGGCAAGGATAGCTTCTACCAGTTCGCTGTGCTCTTGACGTTTCAGGGACAAGGCCTCCTCGGATAGCACCGTGCGCCGCAGCCACAGCTGGCGATAGCGCTCGGCCTGATCGAACAGATAGGCGCGCGCCTGCAGCAGGTGTCTAGACCCACAGCCGGAGGCTATAGCTGTATGGAAGGCCTTGTGTCGGGCATCCCATATTTCCAGCATCTGCTCCTGGGTCTTGACCTCCATTACCTTGGCCAATGTATGCGAATAGGCCAACACCTGGGCCTCCCAGGCGTCATCGCCGCGTTCGATGGCGAGCTTAAGTACCAGCGCTTCGAGATTGGCCCGTGCGTCATAGATGTCCTGCATTTCGCTCAGCGACATAGGAGCGACGCGGTAGCCACGCTGACT from Pseudomonas fluorescens encodes the following:
- the csiR gene encoding DNA-binding transcriptional regulator CsiR, coding for MDTLAPRQNSAVSGYEWLKRDIIQGMFKPGEKLRMTALKERYDLGVGPLREALSHLIAENLVVAISQRGYRVAPMSLSEMQDIYDARANLEALVLKLAIERGDDAWEAQVLAYSHTLAKVMEVKTQEQMLEIWDARHKAFHTAIASGCGSRHLLQARAYLFDQAERYRQLWLRRTVLSEEALSLKRQEHSELVEAILARDATRASAMMQAHLMTPVPIIEGIMRNSNLRASQSAPEIMG
- a CDS encoding helix-turn-helix domain-containing protein, with the protein product MTDQLSTRYWPEGERQSRWAEAIGNTYFPLSLEFNSSAIFQGSLKIWKTGSTPLALSRLRSSQLGYSRSESQVSEDTEPCYLVTVPRLTEVHFEQDGRELHCKPGGFIFERGDAPYRFHYSCDNDLWVFKLPERALHGQIRGAERYTRFCFEARRGLGRIFVDQLAMCAARFDECDADARHMLLEQVLSTLLMALRQDERVLNSESSSLAALHLQRIEHYIDRNLCSAELNPQHIAQACGLSVRYLHKLFFSTPYSLGEWIRLKRLEAVYQRLRDPHCHLSIGELAYRWGFSDQAQFSRHFRQHFSCTASEARAVSLKP